The genome window tttttggttccCAGGGATttccctgtgttttttgttatgaaataaaagcttcagctgaaACCCTattctgcgtccgagtcctcctcaaGAGCTCCCTCCGTGACAGCTGCACTGGACTaatttatgaatttattttatGCAGTGTGTGATAAGCACGCTCCAATTAAGAAGTTCACTGTTAGATCACTCAAAGCACCTTGGCTGGATGAGGAATTGAGAAACTTGATAAGAGAAAGTGACCTACTGAAAAGATCTTATGTCAGGTAATGTAGCAGATTGGCAACCTTACCACTCACTGAGAAATATAAtagcaaaattaaatgaataaggTGCTTCAACTAAGTTAAAGCTGGTTTCTGAATGGATCATGGAAAATAAGCTGAAGTTCAATGTTTTAAAAACTAAATGCATGGTAATAGGTTCTAAATATGCTCTCAGGACAGATCAGAAATGAAGCCTCTTTTTAAAGGATGCTACTTCAGAACAGGTTAAAGAGTCAAACTGCTGGGTGTCATTATCAACCAAATACTCATGGTCCACTCAGATTAATAAGGTAGTGGTGGGAATGATTAATGGTATCTATGCCATTAGAAGGAGTGCTCATCTGCTAACTAACACAACAATTAGACTAGTCCTACAATCTATAGTTCTGTCAAATCTGGGATACTGTCCTGTTATCTGGTCTAGTGCATTAAAGCAAGAACTTAGTAAACTTCAGCTTGCTCAGAACAGAGCGGCACGTCACTGCTCGGTCAGGAGTAGTGTGGATGACTGTCAGGCTGTCATGGATGAGGGGGGATGAAAGACTGGCATGCAGCCTTatgctgtttttaaataatgtgtgtCAGTTTGTCTTTACAGCTATCACATGCAAATGAGAGACAGGGTTATAATACTAGACAGGCACTAAGTGGTCACTTTACTTTTCCTCTACCCAGAACCAATGCACTTAAGAAAACAGTAATCCTCAGAGCTATTGCATACTGGAATGTGCTCCCGTCATATTTGACTCTAAAAAGAAGTAAATGGGATTTCAAAAGGAAACTTAAGGCAGCAATGATCAGAAAGGAAATTAGAGTAGGaattttcagaaaaacaaaaatgttatttttaactctgtttttctttttgttttgtttttgtatctctTCCTGTAAATGTTGTTCTCtaagtctgtgtttttgttcagcAACATTGATCATGCTCGAAAGCTTTGTATGATTtttattgtaatgttttttCCTGGATCCCAGGAAGAAAAGTCTTCACTTACGGTGTAAACTAATGGGGGTCCTTAATAAACATAAACAACTGCGAAACTTCAACGTAGCGCACTTCCCCACGCTGACCGAAATCAAATGCGCATTTCCAAATGCCAAGCTCTCTGCTAAAATGGGTTAATGCTgtacaaaagcagattgagaaccagaATGGCCGACAGCATCTCCGTGACGTCCTTCACGTCTCAACCACCACACTTACTACTGACcaatcatttatttgtgtaaTAAGCTTGAAATATCCACATCCCCTATTTCTCTTCTTGTGTCTCCCTTCATGCAGGACAATGAAGGGGTATCAGCACCCTGAGAACCAATCTGAAGCTCAATGAGAGAATGACCTGCCAACCcctttcctaaaaaataaaaggatggaggctttttttcttcaaacatgtTTAATTATCAAACATAAAATAcctgcatttgattgattttggcAATATTAGTGCATTAGAAGTGAGGCAGTGTACCTCACATTTTCTGTATGTGGCCCTCAGGGAAAAACGTTTTGACACCCTTGATttaagcaaaaaacaaaaccaaatccAACATGAAAAGTAGTAATAAGtaagaaaaaacatgtttcataaattacacacaaaataaaacaaaataggaAGAGCAAAATATTTGcataaaaatacactttttacaCATTATGTCAACTGACGATTAATAATTGATTGAATCAATTTCTAACCTATCAGTTAttgtagttcttttttttatatatttatcttaTCTACTGCAGACAAATGCATTGTCCAACTTTTATCAAAACAAGTGTTTCCTGTCACGATGCTTTTAATGAGACCTGTATTATGTTAAGAATTAAATCCACTAATGGTTGCCATTTCTTATTTTCAGCACAAAAACCCTTCACAACACAATAATACATCGTAAGGGATTAAAGATGCAAATCTTTCTATGAATGACATATATCCGCCATATACAGTTTTACACAGTGATCAACATCTTTACAAAAGCAAATACCTCAGCACAGTTTCATGTCATGTCTTTTCGATAACACCTTTATTCatggtttaaacattttttctctcaataaacagctttaaaacaataaatacaacaatattatcttgtaaaataaagtaaaaaacaatgagttCTCATTCATTCTGGTGCATCTGCATCCTTGTATTACAAACAAACACGTAATTTGTAAATATGCAGACGTTTAATCTGTAGCTAATATTATATTGATAATATTATTCAGCAACTGACTTTGTAAGTGTATactaatttaaatattaatgattaaatTATAAACAGGTGCCACTTCATTCATTTTGGAAAGACTCTCATTATTGCTATTAATGAAAACCTTCAATTAAATCCCAATTTAGACAAATAAGACACTTCAGTCTTTTGTTACTAGGGTggagttttgttctttttctgacTTGTTCTACATTTCCTCCAGACTCTCAATAGCTTCTTGTTTACTGTAATAACGCCACTGTCTGGGATTTTCTCCTCTGCCCTGGAACCTCATGTTGTAGTGGTCCTCCAGTTCCTTTTGAAATGTGCAGACAAACCATTTCCAGTATGTCAGTTTAGACTCATCGGGAATAATCATCCATGAAGCATATTTCATTCCAGCTGTTTGATATCTTTTATAAGGAATGCTGACTTCTGAATGACTGGGAATGAAACCTCTATCACTAGCAACAGATGTTGTGCAGAAATCAATGTCCAGGTCCTTTATGCCTTTCCAGTGAAATCCTGTAATCCCAGCAGGGCGATGGAAAGTGACTTTATGTTTGTCAGGACTGTGATCTTTGAGTGTGTTGGTACAAACAGCTGCACAGAATGGACACTTTACCCAGCAGCAGTTACAAAGCTGATCAATGAGGATTTGATCAGGCTTCATTCTGAATTTCTTCATTTCATCCAGTGAGAGGCTTCTCAGCTCCTTTACGATGGATTCAAGACCTTTCTCTATCTCTTCTTTGAGAAAGTCAAAACTGTTCAAGTCACTGAAGTTTTTACAGCAGATGGTGTTGaatgttagcttagcttgtAGCAAACTGGAAAATTCCTCCATCCACGTGTCTGCATCTCCTCTGCCGGTTTTCACTTTCTCTGTTGCATCATGTAAAGCGTGACACACCAGATTTTTGATGTCGTCCAAATTTTTCCTGAGTATTTTCATGCCcgtctcttttccctcttttgtgGAGTATTTCTGTACTTCTTGTCTTATATACGTCTCTGTTTGGTTCCTCGGCTGTTAAATGTAGGCAATAAAACTATTGAAGTCCTCTTTCTCAGCAAGTGTCTTCAACACATGTTTCTCCAAGTTCTCCAACAAACGGCCTCAACAGTAGAACTCTTCAGCTTATCACAGATTTGTTCTCCAAGCACAACAGCAGATGAGCTTCCTTTGCAGAACTTTAGGAAAACTCTGTAATATTGCATTTTCTTGCTGTCTACATAAGACTGTGcatcattgttcattttgaattCCTTGTGGGATTCTGAAATCCATGTCCATGCTCTGTGAAATATATACAGCAAGAGATCAACTGTGAACTCCTTCTTTAGAGCATATTTCTTCTTTGATTCAAAGTCAgtcactttttgttttacagtgtTGGCAGCTTCTTGCAGGTAAGTTAAACTGTAGCCGGTTGAAGCAACAGGTCTTTGCTTCATTTTGTTTATGGTCTGTTTTTCAACATCATCAATCAGGGTTTTGATCAGTGGCTGTTCTTCATCCTGAAAAGGCCCCATGaagaatttttttatttttgtagtgaGGGAGACATAATGACCTAAATCACCAGCATGTGACATTGTTTTGTACTTGCCACTCATTTTGCAGTCATTAACAAGAGACCATTCAAAACCAAGGTTCTGAAGGACAGTTGACTGATCTTCATCATAGTTGATGTCCTCAATAGGTTTTGTATCTGCAGTTAGTTGTGTAACTAAGCCACTCCAGACAGAGTTGAACTGCTTTTTAAgttcctgtttatttttttccttgtcCTTCAACTTATGAGCGAGTTCTTTGCTTTTTTGTAGCAGGTTGTTCTCAAACTCTGTCTTCTTGTCATCAAGCTTTTAACAAGCCTTTTTCTGCTGGATGACTTCATCCAGTTTTCTTTTCACTCCTTTCACTAGTTCATCACGAAACTCTTTGATTTTCTCTTCAAATCGACCTCGCCACTGAACCAacatgtctttgtctctgtcatcatcaaagtattttctcatttcttttttgatttCTTCATAAGTTTTGTTCACTTCTTGATGAAGGTAAGTGAGTTCAACCGTGTCAAGTTTTCTATTTTGAATTTTTGTATGAAGCTCGTTGTCAATGGTCAGCATGTTGCTTCTCAGTTTCCAGGTCCAGTTCTCATACTCAACCTCAAGCTTTCTGTACACTGCAATTTCAAGTGTGTTTTTGAAGCTGAAAACAAACTGCTCGTTCATCAGGGCTTTCCACAGGTCCTGGATTTTGCTTCTGAACTCAGAGAGAGTGATCCCAGCACACTCTTTAGCTTTGGAGAGGATGATGGTCTTCAGCTCTTGGACACTCTCACTATAACCTGGATTCGGAGGAGCCATAGGTGGACTTCCCTCCCAAAGCTGGGCAAAGTATTTCACATCTTTCTGCACATCAAATGCAATGACGTCACTGAAGAACTCTGCATCACAACCCTCTTCTTTGGCTGCTAGTTTGGCCATGTCGTCCAGTTTTTCTTGCAGCCGTCTCTTTCCATccatgtttttctctgcagcaccAATATCTGTAACATTCtgatgaacaaacacacaacttggAGAAAGTTTAATCTTCTTCATCCTCATGAAATCCTGAACAACAATCTGCAGAACATCTTGCATATCAGCAGGATTCTCTCCAAAGATGTTGATCAGTGTCATGTTACCCAGACCAACAACAAATGTTGCCAGTTCATTGTCGTGATGAAGAGTGGCATTACCTTCCAACTCAAGAGCACGCAGTCCTTCAGTGTCCACCACTAGTACGTAGTCAAACTCAAAGTCTTTCTTCATCTCCTTGGACACTTCGACCAGCTGCATGAAGGCACCCTTGGTGCACCTGCCAGCACTCACTGCAAACTGTAACCCAAACATGGCATTCAGCATTGTTGATTTTCCACTGCTTTGTATGCCTAACACTGACAGAACAAAGACCCTCTTGTCGCCCAGTTTCATGATGACTTCCTCTAAAAGACCAGAGATCCATGTTAGAGGTACATGACCTGCATCACCATCCATCAGCTCCATTGGGTGTCCTGATACCATCAGCTCTGCAGCCAGCTCAGGGTATTTAGACCAGTCAGTCGGTCCACTCTTTGTGGGTTTCTGCAGAGATTCATGGGCTTCATAGATCTGTCCCATTTCTCTGAAGATGTGCTCCAAGCCAAACGTTGCTGACTGTAGTTTTGTTGATATTTTATTAAGCTcagtttgctttgttttcagaAGTTCAGTCTTGTCATGCCTCTTCTTCAAGGCCAAGACCTCAGCCCACTTTGTATCATAGGTTTGGAGAATTGAAGAGAGGTTGTCTGTGGAGAGGGCATCTATTAAGATCTGAGTCCATTTCAAGAAATACTCTTTTTCATTTCCCGACAAAGTTGAGAGGCTTTCAATGAACATTTTCATTGGTTCACTGCAGGAAACATTGACTTGTTCTCGTCGTTTTTCCATCAGTTTctgttccttttgaactttaTCGTACTCAATGTTTCCTTTGAGGCGATACAGTTTTTTGTGGATTTTGCTCCATTCCTTCCACAGTTGACCTTGACAAGGGAGATATGTATCTTTGATATTTGAAACTTCTATCCCCTGAAGCAATTGCACAATTTTCATTGCTGCAGATTTCCCTTTTTGGCAGACTGTGTCGTCTTCATCCACTTTGATTCCACAAACTTTATTCATGGACTCAAGCTGAAAGAGTGAATGAGATCCAGACATAATCTTCCCAATAGTTTCTCTCAGTTCTTCAGAAATTTCTGACTGGCTTCTGTTGTTCAAACCCATTTTGTATTTTCCCTTTCTCATCTCCACAGCACCACCATCGCTATCAGCAATGAGACAAATGAGAGGTTTTGCACACTTGTAAAGGGCCGAGATCACTGCACtacttttatcatttttttccaGAGTTGGTACAAGTACCACATTGACTGAAGATTTGTCAGTCAGTATTTCACTCTGTTTTTCAAACGACAGAGCGTCACCATGAAGATTACAGAAGGCGATGCAGTCAGTGAAGGCATCGTTAGGTTTCCCAGCGGGGCAGTACCAGGCAATCTCTGCAACACCATCCATCAGGTGGCGAGACTTGGTGCTACCTGGGCAGTTTCTGTGGAAGAAGGTGTTGTGACGATCGTTGATCAAAGTGTTCATCAGCTGAGATTTAGACACAGATGGTGAACCCAAGCGGAGGAATGAGACCATGGGTGTCTCAGCTTTGCAGATGGACATACTCTTCATGGTGACCACGTTTGAGTCATCTTTCATCTCTGATATCttccatgtttttgttatttgtctgAATGTCCACAGAGGACATTCAATATCCATTGTTACTGGGTCAGGAACAAGCAAAGGTAAGGCATACTGACACTGGGAGAGCTTTGTTATCATGTTCTGCTTAAAAAAGCTGTCTGAGCAGTGAAACACTGCCATCTGAACATCCATTGGATGCACGTGAGTCTTGAGATTAGATCGATCAAAGTCATCATTGGTGCTGAAACAGTCATCCAAGTCATCATCCTCAGTATCATCAGTGAATATATTTTCCAAAGGGTCGGAATGGCTTAactctgtattttctttttttgttgtaatatATCTGGCTCTGTAGTCTAACATCATCAACCTCTGGAGAAATGTATAAGCCACATCTTTCTCAGATACATCAACATCCTGTTTTATAGGTGGACCTAATTACAGGGAATTAACCATTTTTTCTTCAAGGCGAAGTCTGCTAAGCAGTGTTTGATATTGTTTCTTCCTCTTGATCCCGTCTTCTGACTTCTGGAATAAGTCGAAattgtatgtaaaaaaatataaccACATTGTGTAGTAACGTCATAAAGATTAATTTTCAGTTTCTTACCATTTCCATGTCTCCGTTCGTATCCATATCAAAAGGTACCTGGTGTAGAGTAACAGACTGTATTATAAAGCAATCAAGAATAATACAAGAAATGTGCTGTTGAACTAATGTGTATTTCTTTATATTGGTAATGTTCACTGTGAGCAACTACTTTTTCCAGGTATTGTACTTATCATTAGGTAGTACCTTTCTCATTAGCAACAGATTGTCCAGACTTGATGTCAGAGTTCATTTCAATATCAGCCGGTGTTTTCACTGGGTCACACTGAGAACACAAATaatggggggagagggggtttATAGAGTGTTTAAATATAAACTACAAAAGCACCCAACTCCAATCCTTACCAATAACTTGACTTAAGAGAGGTATCATTAATAAATACACACCGCGTGTGAAACAAAAAATCTCACATTTACCTTTTATTTTGCTGCATTCTCCTCCAGCTCGCCTACAGCAGGGCAAAGCAACAGAAAGCATATCGCAGAATCAAGCAAAGAACTATTGGTCTTGGGTCACTCAAACATTCCAAGATTGATCGTTCAACACCAAATAGACAtaatatatgttttattttatttatatagacTCAGATTTAAAGAAACCCTCTTTGGTCACTGTTGAAGCTCTCAGAGATGTTGGACATTTGTCTGATTATTTCCGTTATTTGTTAAGCTGTAACTCATTTTTACACGCCCAtctcagttgatgccccgccccctacgccacatctgggccaaaagtctgaatgtgaaaaaaaacgatCTGAAATGTTCAAAACCAAAACTTAAACTTTCAggtcacattttttttcaaatgagatCAGAATCAACCAGGTGACAGTGAGTCCCTGATGATTCAGGGCTTAAGGCCTTATGGGGGCATTGGGCCAAACTCTAAGTTATAAAAGGGGCAAAGTTGACGTGGTGGCGGAGAAAACCTCACTAATGAGAAAGGTCCAGAGGTCAACGGAGCCTCGCACAAGTCTCTATGACAAACAAGTGATGACAAACAAGTGAATTTAGAAGATGTGAATCCTCTTCTAATCCAGCAGTCTCCTTACCACACCCCTTGTTTGGCATGTTCACAAGCACGCAccttcatacacacacaaacaggcacatacatacaaacaaacacacatccatggcAAATTATTGCCTCAATAACATTTCTAAGACAGAGTGAGCTACAGAGCTGCTGGTTGCAGGTAAAAATGGGATTACTGTTTAAGAACCAATAAAGTTGTATAGTGATGATaactgatgaagatgaagtgacTTTCTTTCACCTTGTTTTCAGCTGCACTCTAACTCCTCCACTGCAGGATCATATTGGAATAGTAGAATACATATcgtcaaataaaaatacattgttgagttaagtttattttaaaaaccaTTGAATTACAGTAACTTTTTCATCTGTCCCAAATAATAACACCGATTTGGCTTCAGACTCTGTTTTAGCTACTTTATTGTCACTGCATTCCTCCTCCATCTTAGCGGTTCTTCATGCTTCATAGGGTTGTAAGACAAAGTCAGTTAGAAATATACTATAATAAACTATTCTAGTATCTCTCAGCATCACCATCCAAGCTGGAGGACCATGTATTTTCTTTGAAAAGGAATAATTCAATGTTTccagtaaaataaatgttttaaccaGAGCCAATCACAAGCCATCGAAGGAATCTGTGCATAGAGATTCATAAGTGATCCTGACTGAATTTTGATTCTGAATTTGGTCCTTGTAGATGTGCTGCcttgtgaaaaatgtttttaattgacACAAATATCTCAACATGATTAGTAGCTCTGTCCTTTACAAATACCTCTTCACATATTAGGCCTGATGTGTTTAGCTGAAGAGTTCTTTTAAACCTTTGATGACAAAAACTGAAAGTAGGATACGTCTGACACAGGATTTCTGTGAAAACTGACAACATAATATTGATAAAACTAAATTAACTCAACACAGACAACTGCCAACCCTGAACACCTGCAACAGAACCCGGTACTACATTATAAAGTTTCATGTGTATTGGCCATGTGGTTTCATGTGTATTGGACAGGACATCTCTATCTCTAGAGCTTTTTCATAACAAAGCATGTGACTTAGAGGAAAACTGCAATGAGACTCACGGGTCACAATATCAATAGCGAACCCTGTCAGCAATGAATACATGCAACGATACATAAATGGCGCCTGGCCATGCAACGCTCTAAACATGACTAAAAGCATCATGAACTGGATTCAGAACTTGATGGGAAGTTAATGTAAAGAAATCAAATGTTTAGattctaaatcatttttttatagaAGCAGCTGCAAACGTTCTTTGTTAACTTGAATCAATTTTCCAACAACAACTCAGTAAGTACAACCAACTTTGACAAAATCTTACAATGCTTTTATAGTATCATGCCAAATGCAGGAGCAATGTGTGTTCATATTATTATACGTGCTGCATAGCAAATTCTCGGTCTCTCTCACTTCTCTTTTTAGAAATAAAGCAGTAAAAAcataaatctgagtcataatgTATATGTTATATTAGGTAGGGTCCGGAGCTACTAAAATTAAACATGAATTAACTACACAAAAATGCGTTTATGCTGTAACTCATCAGTTTTGATAAGTGTTGGCGTggaattttttctatttttaaaagccaaaatacatcaaaaataataaaaataatagtaaaacaatatttaactGTTGGTGAATGAGGCCCAACGTCTTTTATAAAACCCATGAGCTCTTTAGAagtgtacacaaaaacacaatacacTTGTATAAACTATTGTTCGTGTCGTCTTACCTTTGCGCGGTCTGAGGAAGTATGGATGTGATGTCAGTGTGCAGGTCCTCTTTATTCAGAAAGAGATCCGGAGGCTGAGCTCTATCTTTCCCTCACAAGCCCCTCCCGTCTGCTCTAAAACAACGTGAATCTGAGAGCTCTGCACGCAGTTTGATAGTTAATCAGTGAAGTGAAATACCAAAGATAAACACCAACTGGCCtgtaataaacaataaaaccacGTAAATTCAAGGAAACTACTGTTACACTGAACAATGAGACAACAAAAcctttaactgttttttttttggaaacaacAAAAGTGAAAGTGTAAGTACGAGAGTTCATTTCCTCTAACTCACGTGACTTAGAAGGAAACAGCGATGGGTGGGCCAGTTGATCTAAGCCTTGTTTCTTCTCACCTCTTATATATAATGTGTCACCTTACATCAGTTTACTTATCATTTCATAGATCTTCCTTAAACTACCTTTCATCAACGATAAAACAGGTTTAGATGTATTTAAGCTAATTGTTAAATGTACAAGGTGTACTGATCGCATCATGAACTGGATTCAAAACTTGATGGGAAGTTAATGTAAAGAAAGCAAAAGGGGATTCATGTGAGATAAATCAAATGTTTAGATTGTAAATCCTTTTTAATACTCTGTAATTACAACCAACTTTGACAAAATATTACAATAACTTAATATAGTCATAATATAATCACACCAAATGCAGGAGCAATGTGTGTTCATATTATTACACGTGCTGCATAGAAAATTCTCTGTCAGTTTCACCTCTCTTTTCGAAA of Gasterosteus aculeatus chromosome 11, fGasAcu3.hap1.1, whole genome shotgun sequence contains these proteins:
- the LOC120827665 gene encoding interferon-induced very large GTPase 1-like, giving the protein MMLDYRARYITTKKENTELSHSDPLENIFTDDTEDDDLDDCFSTNDDFDRSNLKTHVHPMDVQMAVFHCSDSFFKQNMITKLSQCQYALPLLVPDPVTMDIECPLWTFRQITKTWKISEMKDDSNVVTMKSMSICKAETPMVSFLRLGSPSVSKSQLMNTLINDRHNTFFHRNCPGSTKSRHLMDGVAEIAWYCPAGKPNDAFTDCIAFCNLHGDALSFEKQSEILTDKSSVNVVLVPTLEKNDKSSAVISALYKCAKPLICLIADSDGGAVEMRKGKYKMGLNNRSQSEISEELRETIGKIMSGSHSLFQLESMNKVCGIKVDEDDTVCQKGKSAAMKIVQLLQGIEVSNIKDTYLPCQGQLWKEWSKIHKKLYRLKGNIEYDKVQKEQKLMEKRREQVNVSCSEPMKMFIESLSTLSGNEKEYFLKWTQILIDALSTDNLSSILQTYDTKWAEVLALKKRHDKTELLKTKQTELNKISTKLQSATFGLEHIFREMGQIYEAHESLQKPTKSGPTDWSKYPELAAELMVSGHPMELMDGDAGHVPLTWISGLLEEVIMKLGDKRVFVLSVLGIQSSGKSTMLNAMFGLQFAVSAGRCTKGAFMQLVEVSKEMKKDFEFDYVLVVDTEGLRALELEGNATLHHDNELATFVVGLGNMTLINIFGENPADMQDVLQIVVQDFMRMKKIKLSPSCVFVHQNVTDIGAAEKNMDGKRRLQEKLDDMAKLAAKEEGCDAEFFSDVIAFDVQKDVKYFAQLWEGSPPMAPPNPGYSESVQELKTIILSKAKECAGITLSEFRSKIQDLWKALMNEQFVFSFKNTLEIAVYRKLEVEYENWTWKLRSNMLTIDNELHTKIQNRKLDTVELTYLHQEVNKTYEEIKKEMRKYFDDDRDKDMLVQWRGRFEEKIKEFRDELVKGVKRKLDEVIQQKKAC
- the LOC144384621 gene encoding interferon-induced very large GTPase 1-like gives rise to the protein MKILRKNLDDIKNLVCHALHDATEKVKTGRGDADTWMEEFSSLLQAKLTFNTICCKNFSDLNSFDFLKEEIEKGLESIVKELRSLSLDEMKKFRMKPDQILIDQLCNCCWVKCPFCAAVCTNTLKDHSPDKHKVTFHRPAGITGFHWKGIKDLDIDFCTTSVASDRGFIPSHSEVSIPYKRYQTAGMKYASWMIIPDESKLTYWKWFVCTFQKELEDHYNMRFQGRGENPRQWRYYSKQEAIESLEEM